From one Streptomyces sp. R41 genomic stretch:
- a CDS encoding DeoR/GlpR family DNA-binding transcription regulator, which yields MSENQNLLAEQRRALILDEVRRRGGVRVNELTRKLGVSDMTVRRDLDALARQGVVEKVHGGAVPVVEASTHEPGFEAKSGLELTAKEDIARAAAELVAPGSAIALSGGTTTYALAHQLLDVPDLTVVTNSVRVADVFHSAQRTSGQRQGAATVVLTGGVRTPSDSLVGPVADQAIAALHFDVLFLGVHGISVEAGLSTPNLAEAETNRRLVQSARRVIVVADHTKWGTVGLSSFAALEQVDTLVTDAGLPAEARVEVSEHLRRLVVAGEPGDGTDI from the coding sequence GTGAGTGAGAATCAGAACCTCCTCGCGGAGCAGCGCCGCGCACTGATCCTGGACGAGGTGCGCCGCCGCGGTGGCGTCCGCGTGAACGAACTGACCCGGAAGCTCGGCGTCTCCGACATGACGGTCCGCCGCGACCTCGACGCCCTCGCCCGGCAGGGCGTCGTGGAGAAGGTGCACGGTGGCGCGGTGCCGGTGGTCGAGGCGAGTACGCACGAGCCGGGGTTCGAGGCCAAGTCGGGTCTGGAGCTGACCGCCAAGGAGGACATCGCGCGCGCCGCCGCCGAGTTGGTCGCTCCGGGCTCCGCGATCGCGCTCTCGGGCGGTACGACGACGTACGCGCTGGCCCATCAGCTCCTGGACGTCCCGGACCTGACCGTGGTCACCAACTCGGTGCGCGTGGCAGATGTGTTCCATTCCGCTCAGCGCACCTCCGGTCAGCGGCAGGGCGCCGCCACGGTCGTCCTGACCGGCGGAGTGCGTACGCCGTCCGACTCCCTCGTCGGGCCCGTGGCCGATCAGGCCATCGCGGCGCTCCACTTCGATGTGCTCTTCCTCGGCGTGCACGGGATATCGGTAGAGGCGGGCCTGTCGACGCCGAACCTGGCGGAGGCAGAGACCAACCGGCGGCTCGTGCAGTCCGCACGGCGTGTCATCGTGGTCGCCGACCACACCAAGTGGGGCACGGTGGGCCTGAGTTCGTTCGCCGCGCTCGAACAGGTCGACACGCTGGTCACCGACGCCGGGCTGCCGGCCGAGGCACGTGTGGAGGTCTCGGAACACCTGAGGCGCCTGGTGGTGGCCGGTGAGCCCGGAGACGGTACAGACATCTGA
- a CDS encoding SRPBCC family protein has translation MARRLRPVGPDFVENAPLRLVFARVVTAPPEAVFHALAEDVSGWSEWFSAVTLARPTQDGAGREVRLKGGTRFEETVLVAKASEVYAYRVDVTNAPGARALVEEWRLTPDGTGTRVQWTFTADGTTLFRAALTLGRAGLGRAFRDAVTALDRRLASTTA, from the coding sequence ATGGCACGCCGTCTGCGTCCGGTGGGACCCGACTTCGTCGAGAACGCTCCACTGCGTCTGGTCTTCGCGCGTGTGGTGACCGCCCCTCCCGAGGCGGTCTTCCACGCGCTCGCCGAGGACGTGTCCGGCTGGAGCGAGTGGTTCTCGGCCGTGACGCTCGCCCGGCCGACCCAGGACGGCGCCGGGCGCGAGGTCCGGCTCAAGGGCGGCACACGCTTCGAGGAGACGGTCCTGGTGGCCAAAGCTTCCGAGGTGTACGCGTACCGGGTGGACGTCACGAACGCGCCCGGGGCCCGCGCTCTGGTCGAGGAGTGGCGGCTCACGCCCGACGGGACGGGCACGCGGGTGCAATGGACCTTCACCGCCGACGGGACGACCCTCTTCCGGGCGGCCCTCACACTCGGTCGGGCAGGATTGGGCCGCGCCTTCCGTGACGCGGTGACGGCGCTGGACCGACGACTGGCGTCGACGACGGCCTGA